The following proteins come from a genomic window of Vallitalea longa:
- a CDS encoding branched-chain amino acid aminotransferase produces the protein MLNIKYELTKDLKEKPDFNNLGFGTKFTDHMFIMDYNDGQGWHDPRIVPYQPICLDPSAMVFHYGQEMFEGMKAYKTEDGRVLLFRPDKNIHRTNVTNDRLCIPQIDEDDMFQAINDLIKVEKDWIPTPKGTSLYIRPFIIATDPFLGVRASNSYKFMVILCPVGAYYKEGINPVKIWVETEYVRAVKGGIGFAKTGGNYAASIKAQMKAKERGYSQVLWLDGVERKYVEEVGTMNVFFKINGEVITPSLEGSILAGVTRDSVIELLKTWNIPVSERKLSVEEIYDAAEKGTLEEAFGTGTAAVISPIGELNYDGRVISINDGNIGEVSQRIYDTITGIQTGHVEDPNGWAVEVK, from the coding sequence ATGCTAAATATTAAATATGAATTGACTAAAGATCTAAAAGAAAAACCTGATTTCAATAATCTTGGATTCGGAACTAAATTTACTGATCATATGTTTATTATGGATTATAATGATGGTCAAGGCTGGCATGATCCTAGAATCGTACCTTATCAACCTATTTGTTTGGATCCTTCCGCTATGGTTTTCCATTATGGACAAGAAATGTTTGAAGGAATGAAAGCGTATAAGACAGAAGACGGAAGAGTTCTTCTATTCAGACCTGATAAAAACATACATAGAACAAATGTGACTAATGATAGATTATGTATACCACAAATTGATGAAGATGATATGTTCCAAGCAATCAATGATTTAATCAAAGTAGAAAAAGATTGGATTCCAACTCCAAAAGGAACTTCTCTTTACATTAGACCATTCATTATTGCAACAGATCCTTTCTTAGGTGTAAGAGCTTCTAATTCATACAAATTTATGGTTATATTATGTCCAGTTGGTGCTTATTATAAAGAAGGAATCAATCCTGTTAAAATATGGGTTGAAACTGAATATGTTCGTGCTGTAAAAGGTGGAATCGGATTTGCTAAAACTGGTGGTAATTATGCAGCTAGTATTAAAGCTCAAATGAAAGCTAAAGAAAGAGGATATTCTCAAGTATTATGGTTAGATGGAGTAGAAAGAAAATATGTTGAAGAAGTAGGTACTATGAACGTATTCTTCAAAATCAACGGAGAAGTTATTACACCATCACTTGAGGGTAGTATATTAGCAGGAGTTACTAGAGATTCTGTTATAGAATTATTAAAGACTTGGAATATACCTGTTTCTGAAAGAAAACTATCTGTTGAAGAAATCTATGATGCAGCTGAAAAAGGAACACTAGAAGAAGCATTCGGAACTGGAACAGCTGCTGTAATATCACCTATTGGTGAACTTAATTATGATGGAAGAGTTATTAGTATAAATGATGGAAATATCGGAGAAGTATCACAAAGAATCTATGATACTATCACTGGTATTCAAACTGGTCATGTAGAAGATCCAAATGGATGGGCAGTTGAAGTAAAATAA
- a CDS encoding DNA polymerase IV, whose protein sequence is MRTIFHIDMNSFFASCEQALNPKLKEKPLIVGGDPKKRRGIVLAASYDAKAYGVKTTMPIWQAVKLCPEAVIIRPTHNLYSNISKKIMNIFDEYTPLKQQLSIDEAFLDMTGTENLFGSTLEAASIIQNRLLDELDIPCSVGISSNKLLAKMASDYKKPLGITEIYPKDIENKLWHLPVGELYGVGKKTTIALNKINVKTIGDLAKCPVDTLATIIGNKYANEIHDSANGIGESIIDPNVRNETKSISNEITFSSDIDDLDKLKKEALLLADSVSWRLRKHMLKGKTISIKIKYSNFKTITRSITINNPTDVTDIIYNKTCNLLDNLELGQSVRLLGVGIGNFDNSEYQQLSLFEKEENVPHKKEQVDRLVDELRERFGYDSVKRASLIDNSYNPKQK, encoded by the coding sequence ATGAGAACTATTTTCCATATTGATATGAATTCTTTTTTTGCTTCTTGTGAGCAAGCTTTGAATCCTAAATTAAAAGAGAAACCTTTAATAGTAGGGGGAGACCCTAAGAAAAGGCGAGGTATCGTACTAGCTGCCAGTTATGATGCAAAGGCTTATGGTGTGAAGACCACTATGCCCATCTGGCAAGCTGTTAAGCTATGCCCAGAAGCTGTCATCATCAGACCTACTCACAACTTATATAGTAATATCTCCAAGAAAATAATGAATATTTTTGATGAGTATACACCTTTAAAACAACAGTTATCCATTGATGAAGCTTTTCTAGACATGACTGGAACTGAAAATCTATTTGGTTCTACACTAGAAGCAGCCTCTATAATACAGAATAGGTTACTTGATGAATTGGATATTCCATGTTCTGTAGGTATATCTTCTAATAAATTATTGGCAAAAATGGCTTCTGATTATAAAAAACCACTTGGAATAACAGAGATCTACCCCAAAGACATAGAAAATAAATTATGGCATCTACCTGTGGGAGAACTTTATGGTGTGGGTAAAAAAACAACTATTGCACTTAACAAGATCAATGTAAAAACTATAGGTGATTTAGCTAAATGCCCAGTTGATACACTTGCAACTATAATTGGTAACAAATATGCAAATGAAATCCATGATTCAGCTAATGGTATTGGTGAAAGTATTATCGACCCTAATGTTAGAAATGAGACCAAAAGCATAAGTAACGAAATTACTTTCTCATCAGATATAGATGATCTGGACAAACTAAAAAAAGAAGCTCTACTATTAGCAGATTCGGTAAGCTGGCGACTAAGGAAACATATGTTAAAAGGCAAAACCATATCTATTAAAATCAAATATAGTAATTTCAAGACAATAACAAGAAGTATTACTATCAATAATCCAACGGATGTTACCGATATTATATATAATAAAACTTGTAATTTATTGGATAATCTAGAATTGGGACAATCTGTTAGATTACTTGGTGTTGGAATAGGAAATTTTGATAATAGCGAGTATCAACAACTGTCTTTGTTTGAAAAGGAAGAAAACGTCCCTCATAAAAAAGAACAAGTGGATAGGTTAGTAGATGAACTTAGAGAACGTTTCGGTTATGATTCAGTGAAAAGAGCTTCATTGATAGATAATAGTTACAATCCTAAGCAAAAATAA
- a CDS encoding glycoside hydrolase family 66 protein, translated as MENMNDARIEIIDIFPDKAVYKPNEKVKINIHINNRDKDKKPYYINYKISHLNKIICNRKEIHVLNEGINKVKLEYMPPNVKNRGYGVHVSIQGSYRETSFDVLEHWKVRPRYGFLSDFYKEDEKDEKDVLQMLKYHINVVQFYDWMYRHEDLIPKKPYFMDLLDRKLSREAIIDKINSCHTYNMAAIGYGCIYASSKDFYEKHKEWGLYTNDDKPQNLGEWFYIMNIDESSPWTKHIINQYELAIHELDFDGIHLDTYGFPKTAYSILDNDKKLVRLNEQFLPFINKTYNKLSSIKPDIGLIFNAVGNWAIEAVAPSKQAACYIEVWDPQSKYRHLFELIHRAKELSGKQVILAAYMKCFDKKYDYSPESCLNSLLLTTAVITASGGFQLVLGEENGVLCDPYYVNYGKLTDGQGEKVRSYYDFIVRYGDILYDMDAVDISMTHANGINTEYLFSGSDFSSYPTEHSIWTQIREVNEYKVIHLINMVGIDNDVWNEEKNNKPKEIEGIQIKALIDEQVMGVYYASPDNESISSVEVEYTTESLERGNYICFEVPKLEFWGMVYIKVK; from the coding sequence ATGGAAAACATGAATGACGCAAGAATCGAAATAATAGATATATTTCCAGATAAAGCAGTATATAAACCGAATGAAAAAGTAAAAATTAATATACATATAAATAATAGAGATAAAGACAAAAAACCTTATTATATCAATTATAAAATATCTCATTTAAATAAAATAATATGTAATAGAAAAGAAATACATGTACTCAATGAAGGAATCAATAAAGTAAAATTAGAATACATGCCTCCTAATGTAAAAAACAGAGGATATGGGGTTCATGTAAGTATTCAGGGCAGTTACAGAGAGACTTCTTTTGATGTGTTGGAACATTGGAAGGTTAGGCCTAGATATGGATTCTTAAGTGATTTCTACAAAGAGGATGAAAAAGATGAAAAAGATGTTCTGCAGATGTTGAAATATCATATCAATGTGGTTCAATTTTACGATTGGATGTATAGACATGAAGATCTAATACCAAAAAAACCGTATTTCATGGATTTACTTGATAGAAAACTATCCAGAGAAGCCATAATAGATAAAATAAACAGTTGTCATACTTACAATATGGCAGCTATAGGATATGGATGTATCTATGCATCTTCAAAAGATTTTTATGAAAAACATAAAGAGTGGGGCTTATATACTAACGATGATAAACCACAGAATCTAGGGGAATGGTTTTATATAATGAATATTGATGAATCGTCTCCTTGGACCAAGCATATAATCAATCAATATGAATTAGCCATACATGAATTGGATTTTGATGGTATTCACCTTGATACGTACGGGTTCCCAAAAACAGCTTATTCCATTCTTGATAATGATAAAAAATTAGTGAGACTTAACGAGCAGTTCTTACCATTTATCAATAAGACCTATAATAAATTAAGTAGTATCAAGCCAGATATTGGCTTAATCTTCAATGCAGTCGGTAACTGGGCGATAGAAGCAGTAGCACCTAGTAAACAAGCTGCCTGCTATATAGAAGTATGGGACCCACAATCTAAATACAGGCATTTATTTGAATTGATTCATAGGGCAAAAGAATTAAGTGGTAAACAAGTTATTCTTGCAGCTTACATGAAGTGTTTTGATAAAAAGTACGATTACTCACCAGAAAGTTGTTTGAATAGTCTTTTGCTTACAACTGCTGTTATAACAGCTAGTGGAGGATTTCAACTGGTTCTAGGTGAAGAAAATGGTGTTTTATGCGACCCGTATTATGTTAATTATGGTAAGTTGACAGATGGACAAGGGGAAAAGGTCAGGAGTTATTATGATTTCATAGTCAGATATGGAGATATTCTATATGATATGGATGCAGTAGATATATCTATGACTCATGCAAATGGAATCAATACAGAATACCTATTTTCAGGAAGTGATTTTTCCTCTTATCCTACAGAACATTCAATATGGACACAAATAAGAGAAGTGAATGAGTATAAAGTCATACATCTCATAAACATGGTAGGTATAGATAATGATGTATGGAATGAAGAGAAAAATAATAAACCTAAAGAAATAGAGGGTATACAAATAAAAGCTCTTATTGATGAACAGGTGATGGGTGTTTATTATGCCTCACCTGATAATGAAAGCATAAGCAGTGTAGAGGTGGAATATACAACTGAATCTTTGGAAAGAGGTAATTATATTTGTTTTGAAGTACCTAAACTTGAATTCTGGGGAATGGTTTACATAAAAGTCAAGTAA
- a CDS encoding carbohydrate ABC transporter permease, giving the protein MKNIRKILKWALLILGAVIFMLPFIIMIGNSFETFTFSLPNPPRLLPKEFTFDNFKEIVNVYHIFDYFGNSAFITFVTTIIVIFISALSAYAFAKIPFRGKELLFKLYLFTLMIPGVLNIIPQFMLINQLGMIGTRRGLILLYIGTGICGNTFFLRGFFEAIPNELIESVVVDGGSHFTIFKKIVMPLARPAIGTLAILVLLGTWDDFLTAKIILGAKENLLTLPIVIHRINGQHATKYGLVFAASIITLIPVMIVYTINQKFFVVGGIGEGAIKE; this is encoded by the coding sequence TTGAAAAACATTAGAAAAATACTTAAATGGGCATTACTCATTTTGGGTGCTGTAATTTTCATGCTTCCATTTATTATAATGATAGGTAATTCATTTGAGACATTCACATTTTCTTTACCTAATCCACCTAGATTGTTACCAAAAGAATTTACTTTTGATAACTTTAAAGAAATAGTAAATGTTTATCATATATTTGACTATTTTGGTAATAGTGCATTTATTACTTTTGTAACAACCATAATCGTTATATTTATTTCCGCATTATCAGCATATGCTTTTGCTAAAATTCCATTTAGGGGTAAAGAATTATTATTCAAGTTATATTTATTTACGCTTATGATACCAGGCGTATTGAATATAATACCTCAGTTTATGTTGATTAATCAATTAGGTATGATAGGAACAAGAAGAGGACTTATATTACTATATATCGGTACAGGAATATGCGGTAATACCTTTTTCCTAAGAGGATTTTTTGAAGCTATTCCCAATGAATTAATTGAATCTGTTGTGGTTGATGGAGGTTCACATTTTACGATATTTAAGAAGATTGTAATGCCTTTAGCTAGACCGGCTATTGGAACATTGGCGATTCTCGTTCTATTGGGAACATGGGACGATTTCTTGACAGCAAAGATTATATTAGGTGCGAAAGAGAATCTATTGACATTACCAATCGTCATCCACAGGATCAATGGACAGCATGCTACTAAATATGGTTTGGTTTTTGCTGCATCAATAATAACATTGATTCCAGTTATGATAGTCTATACTATAAATCAAAAATTCTTTGTAGTTGGAGGTATCGGTGAGGGCGCAATAAAAGAATAG
- a CDS encoding carbohydrate ABC transporter permease yields MRTSKVRKKTHNESNKIYNKSWQAIIFILPGLILAVAFIFYPMLKNIQISFSDYDIISGKLTFTGLDNFKALFTESQQRFFTAYRNNILYAVVVTPITLFLGLIIAVAINSIKKFSTTFKVIYYLPVITSWIIAGLVFKYLFNPGIQGPINYLLVNVLHITSTPINWLKTEWGGNISIWILGIWKNIGYAMLLYLAAIQGINKSYYEVAAIEGATGFQKLKNVTIPLIKPTTFFLTIQLLIGSFNVFLQVLVLTGGDPRGKTSVLQYLLYTRTFKLYKFGEGAAIGLITAISILIVTLILNKKMKVDY; encoded by the coding sequence ATGAGGACTAGTAAGGTCAGAAAAAAGACACACAATGAATCTAACAAGATATATAATAAATCTTGGCAGGCGATTATCTTTATACTACCTGGATTAATATTAGCTGTTGCATTCATATTTTATCCAATGTTGAAAAACATTCAAATCAGTTTTTCAGATTATGACATTATTTCAGGTAAATTGACTTTTACAGGACTTGATAATTTCAAAGCATTATTCACAGAATCTCAACAAAGGTTTTTTACTGCTTATAGAAATAATATTTTATATGCTGTCGTTGTAACACCTATAACATTATTTCTAGGACTTATTATAGCAGTAGCCATTAATTCTATTAAGAAATTTTCTACAACCTTTAAAGTGATCTATTATCTACCAGTTATCACTTCATGGATTATTGCGGGATTAGTGTTCAAGTATTTATTTAATCCTGGTATCCAAGGACCAATAAATTATTTATTGGTTAATGTTCTACATATAACATCTACCCCCATAAACTGGCTGAAAACAGAATGGGGTGGAAATATATCCATATGGATACTTGGAATATGGAAAAATATTGGATATGCTATGTTGTTGTATTTAGCGGCAATACAAGGTATCAACAAGAGTTATTATGAAGTGGCAGCTATTGAAGGTGCAACTGGATTCCAGAAATTAAAAAATGTTACTATACCTTTAATAAAACCAACTACTTTTTTTCTAACTATACAATTATTGATAGGATCATTCAACGTATTTTTACAAGTTCTCGTTCTAACAGGAGGAGATCCTAGAGGAAAAACAAGTGTACTTCAATATTTATTATATACACGTACATTCAAATTGTATAAATTTGGAGAAGGCGCGGCTATAGGATTGATAACAGCCATTAGCATATTGATTGTAACTCTTATATTGAATAAAAAAATGAAAGTGGATTATTAA
- a CDS encoding extracellular solute-binding protein: protein MKIIRNTMIIVLALTLMFTGCTKSDDAKDSVNDIDGQTKEEDFNQEEASGEKVKLTFWHNYGADKETPFFQDTIIPMFNEKYPNIEIEVVAQGNDQYAEQIVISAGTNTTPDIARLDLTDVSGLAKMGALAPLDDMEGFDELKSNLFDGPMATNYYNGKYYGLPLDSSCKAAIFNMNKLKELGFDDVPKTMEEFIDASLEKGEYTMNVSSAGDWDFLPYFWSFGGVITNEDFTKATGYLDSEQSINAVNKLKGLHDKGMFTIKEIDGSTDAWDGIKSGEYAMFLEGPWFFAFTEDWEDSGLKPALIPTYDNQSSSIVGGESIGIFNSCEHKKEAFQFVQFLLSEEVQVLMGKEMGQMPVLKSAAKNEELTSDEVWSVYLEQLNNANTRIPSPEKATIEEHLKDAFDSILTEAVTTEEGLTNAAELIDGVLSNN from the coding sequence ATGAAGATTATAAGAAATACAATGATTATAGTGTTAGCATTGACACTTATGTTTACTGGTTGTACTAAAAGTGATGATGCGAAAGATAGTGTAAATGATATTGACGGTCAAACAAAAGAAGAGGATTTCAACCAAGAAGAAGCTTCGGGTGAAAAAGTAAAACTGACATTTTGGCATAACTATGGTGCAGATAAGGAAACACCATTTTTCCAAGATACCATTATTCCAATGTTCAATGAAAAATATCCTAACATTGAAATTGAGGTGGTAGCACAAGGTAATGATCAATATGCTGAGCAGATAGTCATTAGTGCAGGTACTAATACTACACCAGATATTGCTAGACTTGATTTAACAGATGTTTCCGGATTAGCTAAAATGGGAGCATTAGCACCATTAGATGATATGGAAGGTTTTGATGAATTGAAATCTAATTTATTTGATGGACCTATGGCTACCAATTATTATAATGGTAAGTATTATGGTTTGCCACTTGATAGTAGCTGTAAAGCGGCAATATTCAATATGAATAAATTAAAAGAATTAGGATTTGATGATGTTCCAAAGACTATGGAAGAATTCATTGATGCAAGCCTTGAAAAAGGGGAATATACAATGAATGTTTCAAGTGCGGGAGATTGGGACTTCCTACCTTATTTCTGGTCATTTGGTGGTGTTATAACTAATGAAGATTTTACAAAAGCAACAGGATATCTTGATAGTGAACAAAGCATTAATGCAGTCAATAAATTAAAAGGACTTCATGATAAAGGAATGTTCACAATCAAAGAAATCGATGGAAGTACAGATGCTTGGGATGGTATAAAATCTGGAGAATATGCAATGTTCCTTGAAGGTCCATGGTTCTTTGCCTTCACAGAAGATTGGGAAGATTCAGGACTGAAACCAGCACTTATTCCAACTTATGATAACCAGTCAAGTTCAATAGTAGGTGGTGAGAGCATAGGTATATTCAACAGTTGTGAACATAAAAAAGAAGCTTTCCAATTTGTCCAATTCTTACTTTCCGAAGAAGTACAAGTGTTGATGGGAAAAGAAATGGGACAGATGCCAGTATTAAAATCAGCAGCAAAAAATGAAGAGTTGACAAGTGATGAAGTATGGTCTGTTTATCTTGAACAGTTGAACAATGCTAACACACGTATTCCATCACCTGAAAAGGCTACAATAGAAGAACATCTAAAAGACGCTTTTGATAGTATTCTAACTGAGGCAGTAACAACTGAAGAGGGGTTGACAAATGCAGCCGAGTTGATAGATGGGGTTCTTAGCAATAACTAA